A genomic window from Cryobacterium sp. SO2 includes:
- a CDS encoding AAA family ATPase translates to MGQGNRWTKVSASPTRTDGAALTEELTAEDLFTEAPAVADTALDEKLRQAYFWLVNSAVISPFYDVEFSTGSPVSFALGDAGAELHLPTDQSYSSNVLLPLLTFAVGGKCLLVGGPGRGKTTLAILMGVLAGSSAREVRRNVQQGQPQITVSDLVGMPLPRDLVTAGSLAEIEIAWRGWLTQPVKIIDEYNRIPTKTQSALLTMVAEGYVESHDQMRSTSPASGVESWFFTANDDAGGGTFPVIQALRDRMDVTVAAQGFNNRFFDELVARVEAGERPEDHLPAELVFDADEQRLLEAAIRAVPLPGAVRRQLEFFASHFEFVQHGGRRFEYRTKDTVRTGGGEVAEVIEANSGADLQVDLGSQTSNSLSVRSLQTLIRYAKAMAYFRGRPVVGLDDVAAVLPFALRGKLLPNELHPRFDVGADRELATDSISWLADLFAESRRQFTALGLAANDPITDALTLFNQGLDGVTSAQAAQRLTGIESLISGIAKQGKLYGRHFDDLLALKYLHQRYTNYVSWLGFSG, encoded by the coding sequence ATGGGGCAGGGGAATCGTTGGACCAAGGTATCCGCATCACCGACGCGCACTGACGGTGCCGCTCTCACCGAGGAGTTGACCGCAGAGGATCTGTTCACCGAGGCGCCGGCCGTGGCCGACACCGCGCTGGACGAGAAGCTGCGGCAGGCCTACTTCTGGCTGGTGAACAGCGCGGTGATCTCGCCGTTCTACGACGTCGAATTCTCCACCGGCTCACCCGTGAGCTTCGCGCTCGGCGATGCCGGCGCGGAACTGCACCTGCCCACCGACCAGTCCTACTCCTCGAACGTGTTGCTGCCGCTGCTCACCTTCGCGGTGGGCGGCAAGTGCCTGCTCGTGGGCGGGCCCGGCCGCGGCAAGACCACCCTGGCGATCCTGATGGGCGTGCTCGCCGGGTCGAGCGCCCGCGAGGTGCGCCGGAACGTGCAGCAGGGCCAGCCGCAGATCACCGTGAGCGACCTGGTGGGGATGCCGCTTCCCCGCGACCTCGTCACCGCCGGGAGCCTGGCCGAGATCGAGATCGCCTGGCGCGGCTGGCTCACCCAGCCGGTGAAGATCATCGACGAGTACAACCGGATCCCCACCAAGACCCAGTCGGCGCTGCTCACCATGGTGGCGGAGGGCTACGTGGAGAGCCACGACCAGATGCGCTCCACGTCGCCGGCTTCCGGGGTGGAGAGCTGGTTCTTCACCGCCAACGACGACGCCGGCGGCGGCACCTTCCCGGTGATCCAGGCGCTCCGCGACCGGATGGACGTGACTGTCGCCGCGCAGGGCTTCAACAACCGGTTCTTCGATGAGCTGGTGGCCAGGGTCGAAGCCGGCGAGAGGCCTGAGGACCACCTGCCCGCCGAGCTCGTTTTCGACGCCGACGAACAGCGGCTGCTCGAGGCGGCCATCCGTGCCGTGCCGCTGCCCGGCGCCGTGCGCCGCCAGCTGGAGTTCTTCGCCAGCCACTTCGAGTTCGTGCAGCACGGCGGCCGCCGGTTCGAATACCGCACCAAAGACACAGTGCGCACCGGAGGCGGCGAGGTGGCCGAGGTGATCGAGGCCAATTCCGGCGCCGACCTGCAGGTTGACCTGGGGTCGCAGACCAGCAACAGCCTCTCGGTGCGGTCGCTGCAGACCCTCATCCGGTACGCCAAGGCCATGGCCTACTTCCGCGGCCGGCCCGTGGTGGGCCTGGACGATGTAGCCGCGGTGCTGCCGTTCGCGCTCCGCGGCAAACTGCTGCCCAATGAGCTGCACCCGCGCTTCGACGTGGGCGCCGACCGCGAACTGGCCACGGACTCGATCAGCTGGCTCGCCGACCTCTTCGCTGAATCCCGCCGGCAGTTCACCGCCCTCGGCCTGGCCGCCAACGACCCGATCACCGACGCGCTCACCCTGTTCAACCAGGGCCTTGACGGCGTCACCTCCGCGCAGGCCGCCCAGAGGCTCACCGGAATTGAGTCGCTGATCAGCGGCATCGCCAAGCAGGGCAAGCTATACGGCCGGCACTTCGACGACCTGCTCGCCCTCAAATACCTGCACCAGCGCTACACCAACTACGTCAGTTGGCTGGGGTTCAGCGGGTGA
- a CDS encoding VWA domain-containing protein, with protein MTRAPALSPDQRAAWHSAQALWGVELHDPELKPNAQAPSFAWFSFPPQVTFDLPLAERLGVGSFLESIFAHEIGHHALSPSTRLISLKIQHQLARAFTATDAARIPNVQDEVNNFSNLWSDMLINVRVAELQRRRDGQATPPEMVRMWTVLGWKGTADRLWWVILRAYEILWVLAAGSLCAVEPPPPPSDPVQEQQRTRAQYSTAAHRKIVLDNLRATKSERAVAEQEREFRAQDAAADVQREFDALALTDPRVDAGLLAETVRTFGDDPVSGALRFGMLLAPYLVTPYLAAQGPSAPGTAPVRRAGLCDGESGATPATAGELVAVLGDARLQDLPEHPAVIKARNLTAKSAAADGTGPGSPAAVSAGSTDQGYGLARTLELYRDSGANAVIAAWYQTRARSYVRPLLQRSTTAPPAGTEIPGPLESWELGDDLTDLDWAASMARNPTIVPGVTTVHREYLPDLPPVATVSLDLDLYIDSSGSMRSPMFESPAVLAGSILILSVLRGGGRVRVTSFSAAGQVAGGARFTRDRLEALRDLTTYFGAGTVFPLDLYRDRYRGLGRTSATVRRHVVVLSDEGLLSMFGTGQPQFADVAARVRRGLDTATLILQDARRSVAAPAAAAGYDVEYIERMDDAPAACARLARRLTTSAPRDHSAVRGGFRG; from the coding sequence ATGACGCGTGCGCCCGCCCTCAGCCCCGACCAGCGGGCGGCCTGGCACAGCGCCCAGGCACTCTGGGGTGTCGAGCTGCACGACCCCGAGCTCAAGCCCAACGCCCAGGCGCCCTCGTTCGCGTGGTTCAGCTTCCCGCCGCAGGTGACGTTCGACCTGCCCCTGGCCGAACGGCTGGGTGTCGGCTCGTTTCTGGAGAGCATCTTCGCGCACGAGATCGGCCACCACGCCCTCTCGCCCTCGACCCGGCTGATCAGCCTCAAGATTCAGCACCAGCTGGCGCGCGCCTTCACGGCCACCGACGCCGCACGTATCCCGAACGTGCAGGACGAGGTGAACAATTTCTCGAACCTGTGGTCGGACATGCTCATCAACGTGCGCGTGGCCGAGTTGCAGCGCCGCCGGGACGGCCAGGCGACGCCACCGGAGATGGTGCGGATGTGGACGGTACTGGGCTGGAAGGGCACTGCCGACAGGCTGTGGTGGGTGATTCTGCGCGCTTACGAGATCCTCTGGGTGCTCGCCGCCGGGTCGCTCTGTGCGGTCGAGCCGCCCCCGCCACCGAGCGACCCGGTTCAGGAGCAGCAGCGCACGAGAGCCCAATACTCCACGGCCGCGCATCGCAAGATCGTGCTGGACAACCTCCGGGCCACCAAATCAGAGCGTGCGGTCGCCGAACAGGAGCGGGAGTTCCGGGCACAGGACGCGGCCGCCGACGTGCAGCGCGAGTTCGACGCGTTGGCGCTCACCGATCCGCGCGTCGATGCCGGCCTGCTGGCCGAGACCGTGCGCACCTTCGGCGACGATCCCGTGAGCGGCGCGCTGCGATTCGGGATGCTGCTGGCGCCGTACCTGGTGACGCCGTACCTGGCGGCTCAGGGCCCGTCGGCGCCGGGGACCGCACCCGTTCGGCGGGCCGGGCTCTGCGACGGCGAGTCCGGTGCGACCCCGGCGACGGCCGGCGAGCTCGTCGCCGTGCTGGGCGACGCGCGCCTCCAGGACCTCCCCGAGCATCCGGCCGTGATCAAGGCCCGCAACCTGACCGCGAAGTCCGCTGCGGCCGACGGGACCGGGCCGGGCTCGCCGGCTGCCGTATCCGCCGGCTCGACCGACCAGGGCTACGGTCTGGCCCGCACACTCGAGCTGTACCGCGACAGCGGTGCGAACGCCGTGATCGCCGCCTGGTACCAGACCCGGGCGCGCAGCTACGTGCGACCGCTGCTGCAGCGATCCACGACCGCGCCTCCGGCCGGCACCGAGATCCCCGGGCCGCTGGAATCGTGGGAGCTCGGCGACGACCTGACCGACCTCGACTGGGCAGCCTCGATGGCGCGGAACCCCACCATCGTGCCCGGGGTCACCACCGTGCACCGGGAGTACCTTCCCGACCTGCCGCCGGTCGCCACGGTGAGCCTCGACCTCGACCTGTACATCGACTCATCGGGCTCGATGCGCAGCCCGATGTTCGAATCACCCGCCGTCCTGGCCGGAAGCATCCTCATCCTCTCGGTGCTGCGCGGAGGCGGCCGGGTGCGGGTGACGTCGTTCTCGGCGGCCGGGCAGGTCGCCGGCGGCGCGAGGTTCACCCGCGACCGTCTGGAGGCGCTGCGTGATCTCACCACCTACTTCGGCGCCGGCACCGTCTTCCCGCTCGACCTCTACCGGGACCGCTACCGCGGCCTCGGCCGCACCAGCGCGACAGTGCGCCGACACGTGGTGGTGCTCTCCGACGAGGGCCTGCTCTCGATGTTCGGCACCGGCCAGCCGCAGTTCGCCGACGTGGCGGCACGGGTGCGCAGGGGACTCGACACGGCCACGCTGATCCTGCAGGATGCGCGCCGGTCGGTGGCCGCGCCGGCCGCCGCCGCCGGCTACGACGTTGAATACATCGAGCGGATGGACGACGCCCCGGCCGCCTGCGCCCGCCTGGCCCGGCGCCTGACGACCAGCGCACCGCGGGACCACAGCGCAGTTCGAGGAGGATTCCGTGGCTGA
- a CDS encoding AMP-binding protein, protein MSSTAPGGAPAADPDDPLALAEYAPGLAVALTDAERWPTLDAAGAARLDAVQRHPLAPDWVHRTGDRLTDEGVRRAQAPLPVEGWLVEHLSTARRLPAYRRVADSLGELLTWPTVTRDDLLDDVSAFVPLDADLDRMIEGSSSGTTGRALQIPDDIEEVARTFHLLVSLVADQGIDWRPDPGRMALAYLVHQRQAFTYTSSISSFGQSTMARLNLHPSQWPASGQRTGFLLAQQPQVITGNPTSLAELLHPELVAGLRPLALFSGAMALSLGLRRDLERAYGCPVIDVYGLHETRPIAASVDGGAFVVLDRRVHVEVLDTDGRPVPAGQRGEIVVTAGENPLLPLVRYRTGDFARLVDVGGRPALTDLEGREATRFLAGDGTLVPSVDLTQQLQAGGARGWAVRQAADGTVTATVVAGDPGRIGAALGLLLHRPVTVTAAATLHGLGEGKPRRYESAAT, encoded by the coding sequence ATGAGTAGCACCGCACCCGGCGGCGCCCCGGCAGCCGATCCCGACGACCCGTTGGCCCTGGCCGAATACGCCCCTGGCCTTGCGGTCGCGCTCACCGACGCGGAACGCTGGCCCACCCTCGACGCGGCCGGCGCCGCGCGCCTCGACGCCGTGCAGCGGCATCCGCTTGCCCCGGACTGGGTGCACCGCACCGGCGACCGTCTCACCGACGAGGGCGTGCGGCGCGCGCAGGCGCCTTTGCCCGTCGAGGGCTGGCTGGTCGAGCACCTCAGCACCGCCCGACGGCTGCCCGCCTACCGCCGGGTGGCCGACAGCCTCGGCGAGCTGCTCACCTGGCCCACCGTGACCCGCGACGACCTACTCGACGACGTTTCTGCGTTCGTGCCGCTGGACGCCGACCTCGATCGCATGATCGAGGGCTCCAGCTCGGGCACCACCGGCCGGGCCCTGCAGATCCCCGACGACATCGAAGAGGTCGCCCGCACCTTCCACCTGCTCGTGAGTCTCGTGGCCGATCAGGGCATCGACTGGCGGCCGGATCCCGGACGGATGGCCCTGGCCTATCTGGTGCACCAGCGGCAGGCGTTCACCTACACCTCGTCGATCAGCAGCTTCGGCCAGTCCACCATGGCCAGGCTCAACCTGCATCCGTCGCAGTGGCCGGCCTCCGGCCAGCGCACCGGTTTCCTACTGGCGCAGCAGCCCCAGGTGATCACCGGCAACCCCACCAGCCTGGCCGAACTGCTGCACCCCGAGTTGGTGGCCGGCTTGCGGCCGCTGGCCCTGTTCAGCGGGGCGATGGCCCTGAGCCTGGGCCTCCGCCGTGACCTGGAGCGGGCCTACGGATGCCCGGTGATCGACGTCTACGGGCTGCACGAGACCCGGCCGATCGCCGCCAGCGTCGACGGCGGCGCGTTCGTGGTGCTGGATCGCCGGGTGCACGTGGAGGTGCTCGACACCGACGGGCGGCCGGTGCCGGCCGGCCAGCGCGGCGAGATCGTGGTGACGGCAGGGGAGAACCCGCTGCTGCCGCTGGTGCGGTACCGCACCGGCGACTTCGCGCGCCTGGTCGACGTGGGCGGACGACCGGCGCTGACCGACCTCGAGGGCCGGGAGGCCACCCGGTTCCTGGCCGGCGACGGCACCCTGGTGCCCAGCGTCGACCTCACCCAGCAGTTGCAGGCCGGCGGGGCGCGCGGCTGGGCCGTGCGCCAGGCCGCGGACGGCACGGTGACCGCCACAGTCGTGGCCGGCGACCCCGGCCGGATCGGCGCGGCGCTCGGTCTGCTGCTGCACCGCCCGGTGACGGTGACCGCGGCGGCGACCCTGCATGGCCTCGGCGAGGGCAAGCCCCGCCGCTACGAGTCCGCGGCAACCTGA
- a CDS encoding DinB family protein gives MPITPDTKDWTWVLERPCTECGFSAAELTYDDVPALVRQNAAAWAPVLQRPDVAVRPDDATWSALEYAAHVRDVFRIFALRLGLMLTEDDPLFANWDQDATAVAERYNEQDPEIVAAELAASAAAIADAFAAVPAADRQRTGRRSDGARFTVTTLAQYFIHDPTHHLHDVSA, from the coding sequence ATGCCGATCACCCCCGACACCAAAGACTGGACCTGGGTGCTCGAGCGCCCCTGCACGGAGTGCGGATTCTCCGCCGCAGAGCTGACCTACGACGACGTGCCCGCCCTCGTGCGGCAGAACGCGGCAGCCTGGGCGCCGGTTCTGCAGCGCCCGGATGTGGCGGTGCGGCCCGACGACGCCACCTGGTCGGCGCTGGAATACGCCGCTCACGTGCGCGACGTGTTCCGCATCTTCGCCCTGCGCCTGGGCCTGATGCTCACCGAGGACGACCCGTTGTTCGCGAACTGGGACCAGGACGCCACGGCCGTGGCTGAGCGCTACAACGAACAAGACCCGGAGATCGTGGCCGCGGAACTGGCCGCATCCGCCGCAGCCATCGCTGACGCGTTTGCCGCCGTGCCGGCCGCCGACCGCCAGCGCACCGGCCGCCGCAGCGACGGCGCGAGGTTCACCGTGACCACCCTGGCGCAGTACTTCATCCACGACCCCACCCACCACCTGCACGACGTCTCCGCCTGA
- a CDS encoding PRD domain-containing protein, which yields MATDRSVAPTPAVVAHKVLNNNVVISVDSTGQERVLMGRGLGFQLQPTDTIDPAKVEKTFILEQGREADHARQLLASVPYPVIEAVTTAVDEAERTLGRSLGRRLPLAIIDHVQYVLERMQKGIRIPSAAMPELRVLHPQEFDAATAMARSVSASLQTDLPEEEAVFLTMHILNATRDEPNGTAALLFRRVQHVVTTVERGLGVQLDAQSPDYARFILHIQFLLQRLVAESMLRGSDTSFFEFAKMSYPRSYAIAADVKLYVSEATGSDLTDEELLYVIVHVERLANQVVDRETP from the coding sequence ATGGCGACGGACAGGAGCGTGGCGCCCACCCCGGCAGTGGTGGCGCACAAGGTGCTCAACAACAACGTCGTCATCTCCGTCGACAGCACCGGTCAGGAGCGCGTGCTGATGGGCCGCGGTCTCGGTTTCCAGCTGCAGCCCACCGACACCATCGACCCGGCCAAGGTGGAGAAGACCTTCATCCTCGAGCAGGGCCGCGAGGCCGACCACGCACGCCAGCTGTTGGCCTCCGTGCCGTACCCGGTCATCGAGGCCGTCACGACCGCGGTCGACGAAGCCGAACGCACCCTGGGCCGCAGCCTCGGCCGGCGCCTGCCGCTGGCCATCATCGACCATGTGCAGTACGTGCTCGAGCGCATGCAGAAGGGCATCCGCATCCCTAGCGCGGCGATGCCGGAACTGCGGGTGCTGCACCCGCAGGAGTTCGACGCGGCCACGGCCATGGCCCGCTCGGTGAGCGCCAGCCTGCAGACGGACCTCCCCGAGGAGGAGGCCGTATTCCTCACCATGCATATTCTGAACGCCACTCGGGATGAGCCGAACGGAACCGCCGCACTGCTCTTCCGCCGGGTGCAACACGTGGTCACGACGGTCGAGCGAGGGCTCGGCGTGCAGCTGGACGCACAGTCGCCGGACTACGCGCGATTCATCCTGCACATCCAGTTCCTGCTGCAGCGGCTGGTGGCCGAGTCGATGCTTCGCGGCTCCGACACGTCGTTCTTCGAGTTCGCCAAGATGAGTTATCCCCGCTCCTATGCGATCGCGGCCGACGTCAAGCTGTACGTCAGTGAAGCAACCGGGTCAGACCTCACCGACGAAGAGCTGCTCTACGTGATCGTGCACGTCGAGCGTTTGGCCAATCAGGTTGTCGATCGCGAAACGCCCTGA